A region of Allocoleopsis franciscana PCC 7113 DNA encodes the following proteins:
- a CDS encoding WD40 repeat domain-containing protein, with amino-acid sequence MLTVQQNTQIGILNGHTFPVTAIAFSPDGETLISAGDNRIQLWNLTRGKLIRTLRGHADNWSESAVTSLAVSPNGKFIASGGTDKIIKIWHLQHFLRSERGKTHTLTGHSQGSLLAQGVRAVAFSADGKILASGGSDKVIKLWDTRTWTEISTLSGYSYGIASLAFSPVEPCLISTAGNTIKLWKLDTDEQITLAASCAPRSVCFNADGQTFATGGLKGAFSLWALKIQEEVIKDTLHSKEIKAIAFSSNGQFFATGGYDNTIKLWNALTGDLINTLTGHSDAVYSLAFCPDSSILASGSADKTIRLWKVT; translated from the coding sequence ATGCTTACTGTACAACAAAACACACAGATCGGTATTCTTAATGGTCATACGTTTCCAGTGACAGCGATTGCATTTAGTCCTGACGGAGAAACACTGATTAGTGCTGGAGATAACAGAATTCAACTGTGGAACCTGACCCGTGGCAAACTAATCCGAACGTTAAGAGGACACGCGGACAATTGGTCAGAATCAGCCGTAACCTCGCTGGCTGTTAGCCCTAATGGCAAGTTTATTGCCAGTGGTGGAACGGATAAAATCATTAAAATATGGCACTTGCAGCACTTTCTTCGCTCTGAGCGGGGTAAAACCCATACCTTAACCGGACACTCTCAAGGGAGTTTGTTAGCGCAAGGCGTGAGAGCGGTAGCGTTTAGTGCAGATGGAAAAATTCTTGCGAGTGGTGGCAGTGATAAAGTCATCAAGCTGTGGGACACGCGAACATGGACAGAAATCTCTACGCTGAGTGGATATTCATACGGGATTGCGTCCCTTGCATTCAGTCCTGTTGAACCCTGCCTGATTAGTACCGCAGGCAATACCATTAAACTTTGGAAACTGGATACGGATGAACAAATTACCTTGGCCGCCTCTTGTGCACCTCGGTCTGTTTGTTTCAATGCAGATGGTCAGACTTTTGCAACAGGTGGATTAAAAGGCGCATTCAGCTTATGGGCATTAAAAATTCAGGAAGAAGTAATTAAAGATACCCTACATTCCAAAGAAATTAAGGCGATTGCTTTTAGCTCTAATGGACAGTTTTTCGCAACGGGTGGTTATGATAATACTATCAAGCTATGGAATGCCTTAACGGGAGACTTAATTAACACCTTAACTGGGCATTCTGATGCGGTTTATTCTCTAGCTTTTTGTCCTGATAGCTCAATTCTTGCCAGTGGAAGTGCGGATAAAACGATTCGATTATGGAAAGTTACGTAA